CGGCGAACGTCGCGGCGGCCCTCGCGCGTGACGGCGCGGCCGTCGGTCTGCTCGACGCGGACGTGTACGGCCCGTCGGTCGCGCACATGATGGGCGCTTCGGCCGAGCGCGTCACGGCGACCGAGGAACGCAAGATGCGCCCGATCGAACGGCACGGCCTCAAGTTCTTGTCGATGGCCAACCTCATGCCCGCCGGTCAGGCGCTCGTATGGCGCGGCCCGATGCTGCATTCGGCCGTCAACCAGTTTCTCAAGGACGCCGCGTGGGGCAACCTCGACTACCTCATCGTCGATTTGCCGCCCGGCACGGGAGACGTGCAGCTCAGCCTCGCGCAGACCGTGACGATCTCGGGCGCCGTCATCGTGACGACGCCGCAAGAAGTCGCCCTCATCGACGCGTCGCGCGCCATCGACATGTTCAAGAAGGCGTCCGTGCCGATCCTCGGCGTCGTGGAGAACATGAGTTACTTCGTCGCGCCCGACACGGGACGCGTGTACGACATCTTCGGTCGCGGCGGCGCGGTGCGCCTCGGCGGTTATCCGATTCTCGGGGAGATTCCCCTCGACATGGAGGTGCGCCAAGACGCGGACGCGGGCACGCCCGCCGTGCTCTCGCATCCCGAGAGCCCCGCCAGCCTCGCCTTGACGAGCGTCGCTCGCAACCTCGCGGGTCGCCTTTCCGTGCAGGCCCTCGAAACGCTGCCGATGGTATGACGGTGACACTCGCCGCTTCCCTGCCGCCGCAACAAGACCGCACGAAAGCGCGGGTCCTGGGTTTGCTCAAGGGCGGCGACTGCACGACGGCGCAAAGCGTCGCCGAGAAGTTGTGCATCTCCGTCCCGGCGGCCCGCAAGCACTTGCAAGACCTCGTGGACTCGGATCTCGTGCGCGCGCACACGTCAAAGCCGGGCGGACGCGGGCGACCGCAGATCGTGTACTCGCTCACTGAGCGCGGCGAAGCGCAGTTTCCGAAGAACTACGCGTCGCTGTGCGTCGATATCCTCGCGCACGTGCAAAGCTTGTTCGGGCAAGGCGCGGTGCTGAGCGTCATGGACGCCCGCAAATCCACGCTCGCCGCCGAGTGGGCGCCACAACTCGTGGGCACGCTGGAGGAACGCGCTACGAAGCTCGCCGAGTTGCTCAGCGCGCACGGTTATGCCGCGCGCGTGGTGCACGAGGCGGACGCCTTGTACCTGGAGCAACGCAACTGCCCCAACCTCGACGTGGCGAGGTCGTATTCGGAGTTGTGCGCCGCGGAGCTCGACTTGTACCGCGACTTGCTCGGCGTGCCCGTACGCCGCGAGACGCGCATCGCGTGCGGCGCGCCGAGTTGCCGCTACCGCCTCGGATAGCAGGTCGATGGCGTGGCCCTCTACAGCCTCGTCGCGTGGCCCCCGGCGGAACTCGCCGCGTGGGTGCGCTCCGTGCAGCGCACCCACGGCCTCGCCGCGTTCGGCGCGCCGCACCTGAGCCTTCGCTCGCCCTTCGAGTACCACGGAGACGAGGCGCGGTTGCTGGAGCGCTGCGAACGCATCGCGGCGGGCACGCGGGCGTTCGAAGTGACGTGTGACGAGGTCGTGCGCTTTCCCGGCATGATCTTCCTCAATTTGCGGCGCACTCCCGAATTGCTCGCCGTGCACGAACGCACCCTCGCGTGCCTGCCCGCCGCGCCGACCGAACGCGACGGGGAGGGGTTTTTACCGCACGTCACGCTGGCGCTCGGCGTGTGCTCTTGGGCCGAGGAGGACACGTGGCGCGCCGTGAAGGACTTGCGTCCTCCCGTGGAACGCTGGACGGTGAGAAACGTCGCCCTCACGCGCGAGCGCTCGGGCGACGTCTTGGAGCTCGCGCGTTACCCGCTCGTGTCGTCGGAGTTGACCATGTGCTGAGCGACCTTCGTGAGGGCGGCGTAGAGCTCGGCGGCGTCCTCGCGCCGAATGTCGGGCGTCGCCTCCAACGCCGCCTTCATGCACGCGAGCCAAGCGCGGGCGCGCGTCGGCGTCACGGGAAACGGCAGGTGACGGGCGCGTAACCTCGGATGGCCGTACTTCTGGTGGTAAAGAGGCGGCCCTCCAAGAAAGCCCGTCATGAACGCGTACTGCTTGTTCAGCGTCTCGTTCCAGTCTCCCGGAAAGATGGAGGCGAGGTCGGGGTGAACGCGCACGCGGTCGTAAAAGTGCCGCAGCAAGGTCAAGAGGTTGTCCGGGCCGATGCGGTCGTAGAGGGTGCCTTCCTCGGTGAGCTGCATTGCCTCAAGGTAGCGTCTCCAAGTTCCCCGAATCGTTACTTGCGGCGTTCCAGGCCGTACAACTTCAATCCGAAGCTCATGGCAGGGCCGATGCCGAGGGCGAAGGCGAGCGTGCCGAGTCCGAGGTGCCCGCCGAGCGCCCAGCCCGACAACAGCACGATTGCCTCGATGGCAGTGCGAACACGACCGACGGGAACGCTGTACTTCGAGCTGAGCCCCAACACGGTGGAGTCGCGCGGTCCCGCCCCCATGCTGGCCGCGACGTACGTGCCCGTCGCGAGGCCCAAGAGGACGACGCCGAACGCGAACTGCGCCCACTGCAGCCACAGCAAGTTGGGGGTCGGTACGTGTCCAGCGAGCAAGTCGATGAAAAAGCCGATCAGCAGCATGTTCAGCACGCTTCCGACGCCCGGCTTCATGCCAAGCCAGAACCACGCCACCCCGACGAGGAGCACGCCGACGAGAACGCTCACCGTGCCGAAGGTCAGCCCGGTCTTGCGCGAAAGGCCCTGATGAAAGATGTCCCACGGCGCGAGGCCGACGGACGCGTCGATTTGCAGGCGAATGGCGAAGCCGTAGAGAAACAGGCCCGCGAGCAGGACGAACAGACGCGCGGGAAACGGCCAGGAGCGAACGGAGGCGAGCGGCGCGGCAGTCACGACGGCCAGCTTAGCGCTTCGCTTCTGAAAGAAGCGCGGGCGCACGGAGCAGGCGGGCTTGCAGAGCGTGCGCGACGGGCGCGAACGAGCGGCGGTGCTCCGCGCACGGCCCGAGGTCGAGCAGGGCGGCGCGGTGGGCGTTCACACCGTAGCCTTTGTGCGCGGCGAAGCCGTACCCGGGAAAGGCGTCGTCCAAGGTCGTCATGTACGCGTCACGCGCCGTCTTGGCGAGAAGGCTCGCGGCGGCGACCGAGAAGGAATCGCGGTCGGCTTTCGGCGGCGCGAGAAAGGGCAGCGTCGTGTCGAGCTTGAGGTAATCCGTCACGAGCGCTTGCGGCGCGGGCTCGAGGCGGGCGATCGCGCGCGAGGCCGCCGCCTTCGTGGCGTTCAGCACGCCCTTCGCATCGACTTCCGAGGCGGACGCGAACTCCACCGTCCACGCGACGGCGACGCTTCGGGCGATTTCGGCGAGTTGTTCGCGCCGCGCCGCGCTCAGCGTTTTCGAATCGCGAAACGGAAAGGACTCGGACAGCGCCGGGAGGATCAGCGCGCTCACGGCGACCGGTCCGGCCCATGCGCCGCGGCCCGCCTCGTCCACGCCCGCGACGAGCGTGAGGCCTTGATCCCAGAACGATCGCTCGAGGTCGAAGTGCGGCACGATTCGCAGGATAGCGCTACACTCCACGCCATGGCCGACCCCAGCGCCTACACCGACATCTTCCGCGCAAAGCTTCCCCCCAAGCTCGCCGACCTCGACGCGGTCGGCGGCGTCCTCACGAAGGCGGGCGTGCGAGGCGCACCGGGCGTGGACGACGCGCAAGCCCTTCTCGCGATTGCCATGCGAAAAGACGGCGCCGAAGGCAAGCTCATCGACCTGACGGCGATGGGCGGCCTGCTCGGGCTCGCGCTCGACGTCCAGCCGAGGCTCGTGGAGCGCTCCATGGCGGCCCTACTCGTGCTCGACGAGCAGTTCGACGTCGTGCACGCCGCGCTTCCCGGAGAGGACGTCGGCACGGCCCCGACCGTGGCGCTCGTCTTGTCGGGCGACCGCGGCAACGCGCACACCGAGGCGATGCTGGCTTGGGCACACAGCGCGACGGACCTCGGAGGCACGCTGTACCTCGCGGGCGACAAGAGCAAGGGATTCGAGCGGTACTTCAAGTGGGCGCGCGAAGCGTACGGAAGCGGCGAGGTGATCGCCCGCGACGGCGGGATGCGCGTCGGACGGCTCGTGAAAGAACGACCCGACCCTCCTGCCTTTCCCGCTGTGGCGACGTACGAAGCGCACGGCCTGCACGTGCACGTCCTGCCCGGGGTGTTCAGCGCGTCGGGCGTGGACGTCGCCTCCGAACTGCTGCTCGAACACCTCGGCGACGTGAGCGCGAAGCGCGTCCTCGACTTGGGATGCGGCGCGGGCGTGCTCGGCGGCGTGGCGGCGCGGCGCGGCGCGGGGGCCGTCACGCTGCTCGACGACGATCTGCTCGCCGTGGAGAGCGCGCGGCGCACCTTGAGCGCGAGCGAGTTCGCCGGGGACGTACGGCACAGCGACGTCGCAAGCGCCTTGCAAGACGGCGAGACCTTCGACCTCGTCGTGTCCAATCCGCCGTTTCACGTCGGGCGGCGCGTCGTGCTGAGCGTGGCGCGCGAGTTCGTGCGCGCCGCCGGGCGACACCTCACTCCGGGCGGTGAGATGCGGCTCGTCGCGAACGACTTCTTGCCCTACGAGGACGAGCTTTCCGCGTGGGGCCGCGTGTCGACCCTCGCGCGCGCGAAGGGCTTCAAGGTTCTGCGGGCGGTGAAGTCGTGACGGAAGCGAGCGTGATGACCCTGTGAAGATGCACTGTCACGCGGCAGCGACGCAAAAATGACAAACTTTGCTAGACTGACCCCTTGACGTACTCGGAACGAACGCCCACGATCGACCGTACCCTCAAGAGGAGACAACGGAGCGAGCATGACTGAAGCGAGAAACGCACGCACCCGCAAGAAGAACGAAGGCCAGCCGCTCGACGCGAGCCTCGGCGACACGGTCGACGACACACAAGCCACGAGCCCCCCGCCCGCCCCGAAGGCGAAGAAGACGAAGGCGGACGGCGCCGCGAAGAAGACGAAGGGCAAAGGCGACGACGACGCCACGCCCACCAAGAAAGCCAAAGGCAAAGGTGACGACGCCACGCCGAAGGTCGCGCCGACCGTGGCCGAGCGTCCCTACCTGCAGCACGTCGCTATCACCGACCTCGTGAAAGCCGGCAAGGCCGCGGGCGTCGTTTCCAGCGAGGACGTCGCAGCGGCCCTCGCCACCGCCCTGGAAGGCTCGGGGCTCGACCCGGAGTCCGCCGACGCCTTCGAGGAGCTGCAGCTTTATCTCACCGCGCAGTCGATCGAAGTGCAAGATCTCGACGCGGACGACGACCTCGACGAAGATCTCGAAGCGGACGACGAGGCGGAAGGCCCTGCCGAAGGCGAGGAGGACGAGGAGCGCTTCCTCGACGACATGCCGCGCGCGGTCAGCAACGACCCCGTCCGTCAATACCTGCACGAAATCGGCCGAGTGCCCCTGCTCACCCTCGAAGAGGAAATCAGCCTCGCGCGCCGCATCGAGGAAGGCGAGGAAGCCAGGAAGCAGCTCGACACCGAACCCGACCTCGAAGAGCGCGCCCGCCGCCGCTTGCAACGCCAACTCGAAGACGGCGCCGCCGCGCGCCAAGGATTGATCGAGGCGAACTTGCGTCTCGTGGTGTCCATCGCCAAGAAGTACACGGGGCGCGGCCTCGGCTTCCTCGACCTTATTCAGGAAGGCAACCAAGGCCTGATCCGCGCGGTCGAGAAGTTCGAATACCGCCGCCGCTACAAGTTCTCCACGTACGCCACGTGGTGGATTCGTCAGGCCATCAACCGCGCGATCGCCGACCAGGCGCGCACCATCCGCATCCCGGTGCACATGGTCGAGACGATCAACAAGTTGACGCGCACCGCACGTCAACTGCAGCAGGAATTGTCGCGCGAACCCACCTACGAGGAAATCGCCGAGGCGATGGGTCCAGGGTGGGACGCCGCGAAAGTCGAGGAAGTCCAGAAGGTCTCGCAAGAGCCCGTCAGCCTCGAAACGCCGATCGGCGACGAGAAGGACTCGTTCTACGGCGACTTCATTCCCGACGAGAACCTCGACTCGCCCGTCGAGAACGCCGCCAAGACCCTCCTGTCCGAGGAGTTGGAGAAAGCCCTCGGCAAGCTCACCGAGCGCGAGGCGATGGTCCTCAAGCTTCGTAAGGGCCTCGTGGACGGCCGCGAGCACACCCTCGAAGAAGTCGGCCAGTACTTCAACGTCACGCGCGAGCGCATTCGTCAAATCGAGAACAAGGCGCTTCGCAAGCTCAAGTACCACGAGAGCCGCACGCGCAAGTTGCGCGACTTCCTCGACTGAAGCGGGCGCCCGCGACCCTTCGACCTCCGCCCACGAGCGGAGGTCGTTGCTTACCGATGGATGCCTTCAGGAAGGCGGAGAGGCCGAGGGCACGCCGATCGAGGCTGATTTCGAAGTCGGCGTTCCAAGTTGGAAGGGTCGAGTTCCACGAGGGGCGCGGGTGCCGAGCAGCAGTCACCTTGCCTCCTGACGTTCGCGCAGCGGGCCGTCCGCCGATGTTACCGACACCTGCATGCGTTGGCCGAGGCTCGATCCTCGGGAGTTCGATCGGCTTCGGCGGCGAAAAGCGTCTCGAAGGCCACCTCGAAGACCGCGGGCCACTCCACCCCTTTCAGGCTCAGAAGCGTCCCGACCAGTTCCTTTCCCCATCCCCACGACTGAGCGTACGCGCGCTTCAACGCCCGAGGTTCCAAGGCAGACGTGCACTGGCGGAACCGCGCGTACGCCTCGGCAGACAGCTCGACTTCAGCATTTTTGCTGGGCGTGGGCCAGTGCCGTGTCGTGCCCTCCACGAGGCGGGCCAGCTGAAGGAGGTGGATGTGCACGATGCCGAGGGCGTCGAGGGCGCGGGCATGCTCGCCTCGACGCAAGACCTGCGCCCCCTGGACGTACCAGTTGATGAAGCTGTGCGCCAAACTCAGCACTTCGCTGGCCTCCCCATGCTTCGGGGGGTGGTCGTGCAGGTATCGAAGGTGCCCGTGGAGTTCCCCGGTCCGGTCGACGAGCAGCATGGCCTCGGGCGCGGGAAAGGGGCCGTTGCCGACCCAGGAGCGTACATCGCTCATCTCGCTTGCTCGCGCGAAGTGGAATTCACCTCGACGGTACCCCTCGAAGATCGCGAGGGTGAGGTGGGCCGGCAGATCGTCGAAGACCGCGAGGGTCGGCGTGACCGCCTCTATCCACCCGACACGATCGAGGTGCGCAAAAGCGTCGTCCCGGACGAAGAGCCAGAACTCGACGTCGCTGTACTGGTCACCTTCACCTTTCGTGAACGAGCCGTAGGTGAGGGCGGCCACGAGACGCTCGTCGGCCTGGGCGAGCGCACGGACTCGTTCGATCCACTCGTGCTGGACAAGGATCGTCATGCGGTCAGCGTACCCGACCTTCCGAGGTCGCTTCCAAGACGCCCTGACGCTTTGAGGCGCGCTCGCCGCCGTGGACTTGCAGAGCGGGCGAATCGTGGGTCCGTCGCGCTTTCACCACCGCGACTCGTATCCTCGGGAAACCGAGGAGGAGACTGCTGTGGCGAAACTTCCCGGTGAAGCGGGCGGCGGCGCCTTCAGGTGGTGGTGAGGTTGGCGAACTTCACGAGCAGTTTCTTCATGCCGACGGAGTCGAAGGCGACCGTGACTTCCTGCTTGTCGCCGAAGCCGGACACGGCGAGGACGCGGCCGTCGCCGAACTTCGGGTGCTTGACCTTCTCGCCGCCTTTGTATGCCATGCCCTCGGTCATGGGGCTGGTGTCCTTGCGGGCGCCTTGTTGAGGCACGTTCGGTACGGTGGGGCGCGAGTGGCGCCACGAGCTCTTTTTGTATT
This genomic window from Deinococcus yavapaiensis KR-236 contains:
- a CDS encoding Mrp/NBP35 family ATP-binding protein; translation: MPDAALLAALRTVNDPELHRDLVSLGMIERAERVGGVADVKVNLTTPACPLKATIEADVRRAVMNVEGVEDVRVEFGSQVRMPSTPPLPGVKHVVAIGSGKGGVGKSSVAANVAAALARDGAAVGLLDADVYGPSVAHMMGASAERVTATEERKMRPIERHGLKFLSMANLMPAGQALVWRGPMLHSAVNQFLKDAAWGNLDYLIVDLPPGTGDVQLSLAQTVTISGAVIVTTPQEVALIDASRAIDMFKKASVPILGVVENMSYFVAPDTGRVYDIFGRGGAVRLGGYPILGEIPLDMEVRQDADAGTPAVLSHPESPASLALTSVARNLAGRLSVQALETLPMV
- a CDS encoding helix-turn-helix transcriptional regulator, coding for MTVTLAASLPPQQDRTKARVLGLLKGGDCTTAQSVAEKLCISVPAARKHLQDLVDSDLVRAHTSKPGGRGRPQIVYSLTERGEAQFPKNYASLCVDILAHVQSLFGQGAVLSVMDARKSTLAAEWAPQLVGTLEERATKLAELLSAHGYAARVVHEADALYLEQRNCPNLDVARSYSELCAAELDLYRDLLGVPVRRETRIACGAPSCRYRLG
- a CDS encoding 2'-5' RNA ligase family protein, whose amino-acid sequence is MALYSLVAWPPAELAAWVRSVQRTHGLAAFGAPHLSLRSPFEYHGDEARLLERCERIAAGTRAFEVTCDEVVRFPGMIFLNLRRTPELLAVHERTLACLPAAPTERDGEGFLPHVTLALGVCSWAEEDTWRAVKDLRPPVERWTVRNVALTRERSGDVLELARYPLVSSELTMC
- a CDS encoding globin, translating into MQLTEEGTLYDRIGPDNLLTLLRHFYDRVRVHPDLASIFPGDWNETLNKQYAFMTGFLGGPPLYHQKYGHPRLRARHLPFPVTPTRARAWLACMKAALEATPDIRREDAAELYAALTKVAQHMVNSDDTSG
- a CDS encoding YczE/YyaS/YitT family protein; the encoded protein is MTAAPLASVRSWPFPARLFVLLAGLFLYGFAIRLQIDASVGLAPWDIFHQGLSRKTGLTFGTVSVLVGVLLVGVAWFWLGMKPGVGSVLNMLLIGFFIDLLAGHVPTPNLLWLQWAQFAFGVVLLGLATGTYVAASMGAGPRDSTVLGLSSKYSVPVGRVRTAIEAIVLLSGWALGGHLGLGTLAFALGIGPAMSFGLKLYGLERRK
- a CDS encoding ribonuclease HII, which encodes MVPHFDLERSFWDQGLTLVAGVDEAGRGAWAGPVAVSALILPALSESFPFRDSKTLSAARREQLAEIARSVAVAWTVEFASASEVDAKGVLNATKAAASRAIARLEPAPQALVTDYLKLDTTLPFLAPPKADRDSFSVAAASLLAKTARDAYMTTLDDAFPGYGFAAHKGYGVNAHRAALLDLGPCAEHRRSFAPVAHALQARLLRAPALLSEAKR
- a CDS encoding class I SAM-dependent methyltransferase, with the protein product MADPSAYTDIFRAKLPPKLADLDAVGGVLTKAGVRGAPGVDDAQALLAIAMRKDGAEGKLIDLTAMGGLLGLALDVQPRLVERSMAALLVLDEQFDVVHAALPGEDVGTAPTVALVLSGDRGNAHTEAMLAWAHSATDLGGTLYLAGDKSKGFERYFKWAREAYGSGEVIARDGGMRVGRLVKERPDPPAFPAVATYEAHGLHVHVLPGVFSASGVDVASELLLEHLGDVSAKRVLDLGCGAGVLGGVAARRGAGAVTLLDDDLLAVESARRTLSASEFAGDVRHSDVASALQDGETFDLVVSNPPFHVGRRVVLSVAREFVRAAGRHLTPGGEMRLVANDFLPYEDELSAWGRVSTLARAKGFKVLRAVKS
- the rpoD gene encoding RNA polymerase sigma factor RpoD, giving the protein MTEARNARTRKKNEGQPLDASLGDTVDDTQATSPPPAPKAKKTKADGAAKKTKGKGDDDATPTKKAKGKGDDATPKVAPTVAERPYLQHVAITDLVKAGKAAGVVSSEDVAAALATALEGSGLDPESADAFEELQLYLTAQSIEVQDLDADDDLDEDLEADDEAEGPAEGEEDEERFLDDMPRAVSNDPVRQYLHEIGRVPLLTLEEEISLARRIEEGEEARKQLDTEPDLEERARRRLQRQLEDGAAARQGLIEANLRLVVSIAKKYTGRGLGFLDLIQEGNQGLIRAVEKFEYRRRYKFSTYATWWIRQAINRAIADQARTIRIPVHMVETINKLTRTARQLQQELSREPTYEEIAEAMGPGWDAAKVEEVQKVSQEPVSLETPIGDEKDSFYGDFIPDENLDSPVENAAKTLLSEELEKALGKLTEREAMVLKLRKGLVDGREHTLEEVGQYFNVTRERIRQIENKALRKLKYHESRTRKLRDFLD
- a CDS encoding lincosamide nucleotidyltransferase Lnu(F), with the translated sequence MTILVQHEWIERVRALAQADERLVAALTYGSFTKGEGDQYSDVEFWLFVRDDAFAHLDRVGWIEAVTPTLAVFDDLPAHLTLAIFEGYRRGEFHFARASEMSDVRSWVGNGPFPAPEAMLLVDRTGELHGHLRYLHDHPPKHGEASEVLSLAHSFINWYVQGAQVLRRGEHARALDALGIVHIHLLQLARLVEGTTRHWPTPSKNAEVELSAEAYARFRQCTSALEPRALKRAYAQSWGWGKELVGTLLSLKGVEWPAVFEVAFETLFAAEADRTPEDRASANACRCR